One genomic segment of Clavelina lepadiformis chromosome 3, kaClaLepa1.1, whole genome shotgun sequence includes these proteins:
- the LOC143450172 gene encoding transmembrane protein 107-like, which produces MKAFKSLIPARFLVLVAHLVIVITMFWSLDQNIQACLPVSYTTDQYSSQRTLLIVLLSITLGMFLLELIGFVGGFSMFNSTQSLLSIGAHAGACVALSFYLFDQWDCGLYGYIFGFCSVLPAVTETTVIISVAAFKRGF; this is translated from the exons ATGAAGGCGTTTAAATCACTCATTCCTGCTCGATTTCTGGTCTTAGTTGCTCACCTTGTAATAGTAATCACAATGTTCTGGTCTTTG GATCAAAACATACAAGCATGTTTACCTGTCTCCTACACAACCGACCAGTACTCATCTCAACGAACATTACTCATTGTTTTACTCTCCATTACCTTGGGCATGTTTTTGCTGGAACTCATTGGTTTTGTTGGTGGTTTTTCCATGTTCAATTCAACTCAGTCCTTACTGT CAATAGGAGCTCATGCTGGTGCTTGTGTGGCACTGTCATTTTATCTTTTTGATCAGTGGGATTGCGGGTTATATGGATATATATTTGGATTTTGCAG TGTCTTACCAGCTGTAACAGAAACAACTGTAATCATTTCGGTGGCTGCTTTTAAACGGGGGTTTTGA